The sequence CACCGTCATCAGCCGCGATCCTATCTCGATTGTCATTGCGAAGACAACATTGTTCGATCTGCTTTCAGAGAATAATAAAAGGTATTCTTAATAGCAGAGGAGGCTATTACAATGTTCAAAGCAATTGCGAACTTCTTCCGTACCGGTGAAGATCGCCCGCCGATGAGCGATGATCCTAACGTCATTGCCAGTGAGTTTAAGCGTCGCCGTTGGTCTGTGTTTCTCTCTATTACTTTAGGTTATGCATTCTTCTATGTATGCCGACTCAACTGGTCTGTTGTAAAAAAACCGTTGATGGACAACGGTGTATTGGATGCAAGTCAGATCGGTACCATGGGTATGATCTTCTTCTTCACCTATGCGATCGGTAAATTCTTAAACAGCTTCATCGCTGACAGATGTAACATTAAGAAATTCTTACCGTTCGGTCTTTTCATGGCATCTCTCTTGACGATCGTCATGGGCTTCCACCCCGGCTTCTCGGCAATGTGTGTTCTCTGGGGTCTTATCGGTTGGTTCCAATCGTATGGTGCAGGTCCTTGTATCGTATCGCTCAACCAGTGGTTCGCCGGTAAAGAACGTGCTACGTTCTACGGTATTTGGTTTACAAGCCATAACCTCGGTGCAGGTGTTACATATCTCGTAACGGCAGCTCTCGTTATGAAATATAGCTGGACTGCAGGTTTCTTCGTACCGGGTGCTATCTGCCTTGTGGCATCGATCCTTATGTACAAATTCATGTCTGACCGTCCGCAAGTATATGGTCTTCCGACTCCGTTTGCAATGGCAGGCGAGCCTGATCCGACGAAAACGACATCTGACAGAACGGTTTGGCAGCTTCAGCTCGAAGTTATCAAAAACCCGGCAGTCTGGATCCTCGGTCTCTCGAGTGCTTGTTGCTACATCACTCGTTACGCAGTAGAAAGCTGGGGCATCATCTTCCTCACGGAAGCAAAAGCTTACACGATCCTCGGCGCAAGCGGTATCTTAACGATCATGCAGGTCGCAGGCATCTTCGGTGCATTCAGTTGCGGTCTCGTTGCAGACAAGTTCTTCAACCATCGCCTCAATGTTCCGTGCCTTATCTTCGGTGTTCTCTATGCAGCAGCTA is a genomic window of Selenomonadales bacterium containing:
- a CDS encoding MFS transporter; translation: MFKAIANFFRTGEDRPPMSDDPNVIASEFKRRRWSVFLSITLGYAFFYVCRLNWSVVKKPLMDNGVLDASQIGTMGMIFFFTYAIGKFLNSFIADRCNIKKFLPFGLFMASLLTIVMGFHPGFSAMCVLWGLIGWFQSYGAGPCIVSLNQWFAGKERATFYGIWFTSHNLGAGVTYLVTAALVMKYSWTAGFFVPGAICLVASILMYKFMSDRPQVYGLPTPFAMAGEPDPTKTTSDRTVWQLQLEVIKNPAVWILGLSSACCYITRYAVESWGIIFLTEAKAYTILGASGILTIMQVAGIFGAFSCGLVADKFFNHRLNVPCLIFGVLYAAATALFVWAPPAWSSWADPLSMCVYGFTMGALVCYLGGLMAVTVCPKRATGAAMGMIGLFSYAGASLQEKISGHFINASKWVDAAGVTHYNFGEATYFWVGAAVVSFILATFVWNVKAKE